The sequence TTCTGTGCGTGATGTGAGAGCGTGCCTAGCTGTGTGTGTCAGGGGGCACATTTTGGTATCACATGTCCATAATCTGTCAGATAATCTGACTGATTGAAAGTGACAGTAATCAGGGTTATACACAGCAATAATAGCAGATATTATCATAAGCTCACACTGTGCTCCACATACTGCACAGAGATTCTCTCAGACACCTGGTTGGAGAATGCAGCTATAGAACAGTACTGAACATGCCATACACAATAGCATTACCAGCCCCACACATAGCTCCTTCAACCATAGAACAGCTAGaggaaaatcaaaatcaaatcaattcaaagCCCTGGAGTTATTGATGTGGCCTAGTAAGTATTAGCTTTAACACAGTTCATATATCAATGTTGATGTAGTACAATTGTTTGTATCTATTAAAAGGAGAATTATTGCTCCCTTTATTACATTTACTCCAATATTCTGTACTTGCCTGCAGGACAAACAATGCATTTTTAAACAAGGAATGTCTACAGATAAACTCATTGTCATCTCAGAGTAGAGGCATGTTTTCTATACTTATAGCAGGTACACGGCAAGCACACTTAATcatgttctaatgttctaatcCCAATCCTTTACAGCATGATCCCTCTAtcacatctccctcccctctcccatatGCTCCTGCTCCATCCAGTACTGGCGCTGTTGTTGCTAGCCTTCTCGTTTCTCTTATCTTGGTTATTCTACTATATTTTGTTTCATACTGTCATGCCCCCTGACCATATTAATTACttggaggtgatgatgatgatgatgatgatgatggccaTGCATGGGGTGGTGCGGGTGGTGATGATGATTATGATGTGGATGATGGTGATGAAGTCGGTCAGAGGGGCTCTGGGGTTGTGGGTAGGATGCTGAAGAGGGGTTGGTGTTGGGGAGCAATTGAGGgccagaggagaggtagaggagtggaCGATGACACATATCCGTCCCATTGGCGCAGGAAATGTCACCTCCACTGTCACTACCCGAATCCCCCAGGTTACTGCTGGAACTCTGGGAAAGCACTGGGAACTGAGAGCGAGAATACACAGTGGACAattggaaagagggagagagaaaaagagaaatacAAACATTGATTATAGTCTATCTATGTCATTACGAACCCACTATCAAAAGTGAATAACAACATATCATTTACAGACATCCACAGACAATATTGGCAGTGTTACATACCTGTGAGTTAACAGCTGCTGCAGCTGAGTTCAGTAGAGCCTCCACAGCGTCCTCACAGCCCAGGAAGCTGCCGACCgaccctctttctctgtctccccgcTCTGGCCCGCCTCCCAGCAGGGACGCAGGTCCCCCCGCCTCCCCTCCAAACTGCTGCTGCAGCGCTGCGAGCCAGATCAGGTCCTCCAAAGAGGCAGGGTTAGGACCCTGGGCACCCCCATGGGAGGGGCTACCCTCCACGTTCCCCTGAGATCCAGAACTGATGCCAGAAGTGTAGCTGTTTGAgatggacagagggaaggagatggaggaggaaggggagagggaggaagaggctgAGGGAGGTGGGTGGGCATCGCTCAGTGTTGGAGAGGGGGCAGGGAGTTGTATGGGCTAGAGCTGAGGCTGGTGTAGGGACCAGGGGAACTGGAGGGGTCGTGGGGTAGGCTAGACTTGGGGAATGtgcaggggggagggagaggaggagtgtcAGGCTTCACCTCAAACTTAAGGAGGTCAAAGTCATTGAGGTACTCCATCGCCAGTGGactgggggggagggagggcatggggagagagggagatgacatGGCCACGGCTTTGGGAGCAGACTGAGTTTGTCCGTGTGTCAGGGTTGTGTGTTAATCCACCTCTCTGTTTTAGTGCAGCAGCAGTCCATACACAACAACAGGCTTGATGCCTCCCAATACTCAGACAGCGCTGGTGTCCAATAATGGACTGACTGGTGACTGTCCTCTGTGGAGAAAACAGTCTTcctgtgtccgtgtgtgtttcTTCTTGgtcctgtcagagagagagagagaaaatggcatAGGTGATCGTTCTCAAAGCTGGTGTAAAGTCATGAAAACAACATCTCTATGTGTTAGGTAGACAGGAACTGAGGTCAAGATAACATCTCTaatgaggacagagaagaggagagagaagaggacaggatgtGGGAAACAACACAAGAACAACAATCTGGCCATAGACGG is a genomic window of Oncorhynchus nerka isolate Pitt River linkage group LG24, Oner_Uvic_2.0, whole genome shotgun sequence containing:
- the LOC115108545 gene encoding LOW QUALITY PROTEIN: transcription factor MafA-like (The sequence of the model RefSeq protein was modified relative to this genomic sequence to represent the inferred CDS: inserted 1 base in 1 codon), translated to MSSPSLPMPSLPPSPLAMEYLNDFDLLKFEVKPDTPPLPPPCTFPKSSLPHDPSSSPGPYTSLSSSPYNSLPPXPTLSDAHPPPSASSSLSPSSSISFPLSISNSYTSGISSGSQGNVEGSPSHGGAQGPNPASLEDLIWLAALQQQFGGEAGGPASLLGGGPERGDRERGSVGSFLGCEDAVEALLNSAAAAVNSQFPVLSQSSSSNLGDSGSDSGGDISCANGTDMCHRPLLYLSSGPQLLPNTNPSSASYPQPQSPSDRLHHHHPHHNHHHHPHHPMHGHHHHHHHHHLQCGGLDERFSDEQLVSLSVRELNRHLRGVSKDEVVRLKQKRRTLKNRGYAQSCRYKRLQHRHALESEKHVLTQQLEQLQCELSRVLRERDAYKARYEKLVSTNDAPPTHANNPPSPPPDYFL